The genomic segment ATAAAAATTCACAAAGATGATTACTAAAGAAAGACTACAACAACACATTTCAAAATTTCCAGATCAAATTTCTATTGATGAATTAATTGAAAAATTAATATTTATAGATAAATTAGAAAAGAGAATTAAATTATCAGAGGCTAATACTTCTATTTCTGAAGAAGAATTAGAAATTGAAATGAAGCAATGGTTCAAATAAAGAGGTTGCCAGAAGCTAAGTTTGATTTAAAAGAAATTCATGATTATATTGCTTTAGATTCAAAAAAAATATGCTGAAAATACAGGTTTCAAAAATAAAGCAAAAAACAGAAATTTTAAAACTACAACCAGAAATTGGTAAAGTTGTAAAAGAAATGGATAATTCAAAAATAAGAGAAATCATACTTG from the Polaribacter cellanae genome contains:
- a CDS encoding type II toxin-antitoxin system RelE/ParE family toxin, which encodes MLKIQVSKIKQKTEILKLQPEIGKVVKEMDNSKIREIILGNYRIIYKNVSDKQIDILMIHHGAKDMFQRIGN